In Leptospira meyeri, a genomic segment contains:
- a CDS encoding type II toxin-antitoxin system death-on-curing family toxin, translated as MLDDTIFLSIEDVIQIHKNQIDLYGGAADIRDYGLLESAIHQPMTTFDGESLHPSLFDKAAAYLYYLCKNHPFLDGNKRVALASTLVFLDINGYDLLDPNEILYDFVIGVAEGKFKMEEIKNTLESLANLNI; from the coding sequence ATGCTGGATGATACTATTTTCCTTTCAATTGAGGACGTAATTCAAATACATAAAAACCAAATCGATTTGTATGGCGGAGCGGCGGATATTCGTGACTATGGACTCTTAGAATCGGCTATTCATCAACCAATGACGACTTTTGATGGTGAAAGTTTACATCCTTCTTTATTTGATAAAGCTGCAGCATACTTATACTATCTTTGCAAAAATCATCCTTTTTTGGATGGAAACAAAAGAGTGGCATTAGCCTCTACACTAGTATTTCTCGATATTAATGGATATGACCTCCTTGATCCAAATGAAATTCTCTATGATTTCGTTATTGGAGTTGCAGAAGGAAAATTCAAAATGGAAGAGATTAAAAATACTTTAGAATCTCTAGCAAATCTTAATATTTAA
- a CDS encoding AbrB/MazE/SpoVT family DNA-binding domain-containing protein — translation MLKKLVQHGNSSALVIEKPILELLKIDQNSTLEVTTDGKSLIIKPIEKNLSKSLEKINKAHGKTLKKLAQ, via the coding sequence ATGTTAAAAAAACTTGTGCAACACGGAAATAGCTCCGCTTTGGTTATCGAAAAACCTATTCTTGAGCTACTTAAAATTGATCAAAATTCTACACTCGAAGTTACGACTGATGGTAAATCTTTAATTATTAAACCGATCGAGAAGAACTTATCTAAATCTTTAGAAAAGATTAATAAAGCTCACGGAAAAACTCTCAAAAAACTAGCCCAATAA